Below is a window of Clostridia bacterium DNA.
GCCATCGCCGTTCGGAAGCTGCCTGCCGAGAGCGCTGACGATTCCGGCGGTCACTGTATGGTCGAATCCATATGGGTTTCCGATGGCAACTACCCAGTCGCCAGGTCGGAGACCCTGAGATGAACCAAGCTGCGCAACTGGCAGGCCATGCGCGTCGATCTTGATGACCGCTATGTCGAACTCCTTGTGGGAGCCAATCACCTTGGCATCGGCCTTCTTGCCGTCGGTGAGGGTGACCTGAATCTTATCTGCGCCCTCAACCACGTGGTAGTTGGTGACTATATGCCCGTCAGGGCTGATTATGAACCCGGATCCCGAGCCGCTCTCTGGTTCGCTGCGCTGGAGTCCGTTGAGAAAATCGTCAAGGAAAGGCGTAAACAGCTGGTTGCCTGACTCCGACTGCCTTTGGGAAGATGATCTCTGAGAGGCAGCCTTTGTGATGTCGATCCTCACCACCGTTGGAGCGACTGCAGCGGCGACGTCGGCTAAAGAAGGAAGCGACGCGACCGGAGCAGAAGTCAACAATGGGGCCGAAGCCGGGATCACAGCGGCCGCAGGACTCTGCCCGACGGTTGCCGCCGCTGAAGCGGCAACGGCAGCAGCGTCTCCCCTCCTGTTCGGGAACACGTAGGATACGACCACAACTGATGTGATCAAACTGCTCACTATTCCAACCACAACAAGTGGCAAGTATCTCTTCCAGGTTGCATTGCTCATTTGTTGTCCCTCCATTCCGTGTATGGTGAAGGCCAAGGCAGCGTCGTGCTGGGGTCATCCAGAGTAAGCTCGTTCTGGTGAACACCCTCGTATAGATCTGACAATGGCCATGACAGCCCTGCAGAAGCCGGACGCAGGCTGGGCTGGAGTGAGCTCGTGAGCCAGCCGTCGCTGGTGTTCAGCAGTTCAAGCCTGGCAAGCGAGCTTGCTGGCTTTGCCGAATATGTCTGCCCACTGGCAGTGGTGAAAGTCGATTGAACAGCTGGGGCCTTGCCCCTCGCGCCTACTGCTATACCAGGACCGGCTGCGGTTCCGAAGAAGCTGACGCCGAAGATCATCTGCACCAGCGGAATCGCTATTGCTGTACCCGCAATTGCCGCCGGCGCCACCAATTTCACGAAGCCCAGCGCTAGATTCCACCTGCCCCTGAAGCCTCGCGGACGCGATGGATCAAGTGAGAACGATGCTGAGGTGATACTGCGTTCTACGTTGAACCACAGATCTTCTGGGACTTTCGCTGCTGGCATAGACCCGAGAGCCGATTTGACCCGCGTCATCGAGTCGTAGAGGGCCATACAGTCGGAGCACACCGCTAGGTGCTGGCGAACCCTTCGCTTCTCATCCTCCGATAGCTCACGATCGATGTAAGCCGATATCATGCGTTCTGCCATGTTGCACGTCAATTCGGTCTCACCTCCCCATATCTCTCTGCGAGGCAGGGAGAGATCAGATCCCTGAGGCTGCGCCGCGCGCGATGTATGCGTGACCGAACGGTGCCGATTGAAGTCCCCATTATCTG
It encodes the following:
- a CDS encoding trypsin-like peptidase domain-containing protein, with protein sequence MSNATWKRYLPLVVVGIVSSLITSVVVVSYVFPNRRGDAAAVAASAAATVGQSPAAAVIPASAPLLTSAPVASLPSLADVAAAVAPTVVRIDITKAASQRSSSQRQSESGNQLFTPFLDDFLNGLQRSEPESGSGSGFIISPDGHIVTNYHVVEGADKIQVTLTDGKKADAKVIGSHKEFDIAVIKIDAHGLPVAQLGSSQGLRPGDWVVAIGNPYGFDHTVTAGIVSALGRQLPNGDGTVLATGDLIQTDAAINAGNSGGPLINIDGKVIGINTAIMPYAQGIGFAIAIDSIKDVVSDLVAYGKIMRPWIGVWYQQLNDELAQQLKLPDSNGVLITDVVAGSPAEKAGIRREDVIREVNGKKVTPEMSLAEEVRKMKIGDRLLMWVWRGNQKLYITVQLGETPASSPES
- a CDS encoding anti-sigma factor; the protein is MTCNMAERMISAYIDRELSEDEKRRVRQHLAVCSDCMALYDSMTRVKSALGSMPAAKVPEDLWFNVERSITSASFSLDPSRPRGFRGRWNLALGFVKLVAPAAIAGTAIAIPLVQMIFGVSFFGTAAGPGIAVGARGKAPAVQSTFTTASGQTYSAKPASSLARLELLNTSDGWLTSSLQPSLRPASAGLSWPLSDLYEGVHQNELTLDDPSTTLPWPSPYTEWRDNK